Sequence from the Streptomyces sp. NBC_01408 genome:
CTCGACGTAGCGCACGGTCTTGAAGACGGAGAACAGTATGTCGTCGTAGCGCTCCACCTTGGGGCGCTGGTGCGCGTTCACGGCGTCCTCGACTGCGAGCGGGTGCAGACCGAACAGCTCGGCGAGCCCGGCGAGCTCCGACTGCGAGGGCTCGTGCAGACCGATCCACACGAAGCCGCGGCCCGTCTTGCGGACCCGGTTAAGGGCCTCTTCGACCTCGGCGCAGCCGTCCTGCCGCACTCCGTCCTGGTACACCACGCAGTTGACCACCGCACTGCCCAGCGGGGAGCGCGCCGGGTGGCTGAGGTCGACGGCCCGGCGGTAGCCACGGCTCACGGCCCGGCGCAGGTTGCTGAACATGGACAACGGAGTACTCCCCTTCGGCGGATCACCGGCAAGTCTGCCACCGCGCCGAAGCGGCCCCGCCGGGGCGCCACGCGCACGCGCCGCGGGAGCGGTGCGTCGCGCTCCGCGGGGCAGTGCGTCCCGCCCTACCCGCAGCGGTACGTCACGCCCGGTCGATGAACACGCTCGTCGACTTCACCCGGGCCGTGGCCCGCGCCCCCACCTCGAGGCCGAGCTCCTCCACCGCCTCCCGCGTCAGCAGCGACACGATCCGGTGCGGTCCCGCCTGGATCTCCACCTGCGCGTCGACCGTGCCGAGCTTCACCCCGGTGACGATCCCGGGGAAGGCGTTGCGCGCCGAGGTGTACGGGGTCTCGTCGTGCCCGTGGGGGTCCCCGCCCTCCTGCGCGACCTCGACGCAGAACGCGGCCAGGTCCGGCCCGTCCACCATGCGCCGCGCGCCTTCCCGGCGGGTGGGGAAGCGTTCCGCGTCCGCCCAGCGCCGGGCCGTGTCGACGCTCACGCCGAGCAGCCGCGCCGCCTGGCCGATCGTGTAGGACTCCATGCCCGCAGCTTAGGGGTGTGCGACGGGGGCCGGCGCGGCGGGCTCGCGCGCGTCGGGCTCGCGCGCGTCGGGCCTCAGCGCAGCGCCTCCGCCGCCGCCTCCGCGATCACGTCCGCCACCGCGGACAGGACGGGCGAGTCCAGCTTCCACTGCTGCCAGTACAGCGGTACGTCCATCGGCCTGCGCGGCGCCAGCAGGACCAGCCGCCCCTCCCGTACCAGCGGGCTCGCCTGCGCTTCCGGCACCAGCCCCCACCCCAGCCCGGCGACCACCGCGTCGCGGAAACCCTCCGAGGTCGGCATGTAGTGCCGCACCGGGCCCGCGCCGACGTCCGGCTCCCCCGCCAGCTCCCGTACGAACGCGTCCTGGAGTTCGTCCTTCCGGTCGAACACGATCGTCGGCGCCTCCCGCAGGTCCCGCTCCAGCGCTCCCGTCAGATGCCGGGCCGCGAAGGCCGGGCCCGCCACCGGCAGGTACCGCGCCAGCCCCAGCCGCCGTACGGTGCACCCCGCCACCGGGTCCGGCGAGGAGGTCACCGCCGCCATCACCTGGCCCTCCCGCAGCAGCACCGTCGTGTGCGACTCGTCCTCGCGGTGCAGCTCGAAGCAGACCGGCGGATCCTGCGGAACGCGGGTCAGCGCCGG
This genomic interval carries:
- a CDS encoding molybdopterin-binding protein, with product MESYTIGQAARLLGVSVDTARRWADAERFPTRREGARRMVDGPDLAAFCVEVAQEGGDPHGHDETPYTSARNAFPGIVTGVKLGTVDAQVEIQAGPHRIVSLLTREAVEELGLEVGARATARVKSTSVFIDRA
- a CDS encoding LysR family transcriptional regulator ArgP — translated: MDELPLDQVRTLLAVVDEGTFDAAAAALHVTPSAVSQRVKALEQRTGRVLLMRTKPVRATESGQVVIRFARQLARLERDARAELGMADGVGPVRLPIAVNADSLATWFLPALTRVPQDPPVCFELHREDESHTTVLLREGQVMAAVTSSPDPVAGCTVRRLGLARYLPVAGPAFAARHLTGALERDLREAPTIVFDRKDELQDAFVRELAGEPDVGAGPVRHYMPTSEGFRDAVVAGLGWGLVPEAQASPLVREGRLVLLAPRRPMDVPLYWQQWKLDSPVLSAVADVIAEAAAEALR